In Oryza glaberrima chromosome 8, OglaRS2, whole genome shotgun sequence, the following are encoded in one genomic region:
- the LOC127782267 gene encoding uncharacterized protein LOC127782267: MGRRGREKQQRQEAAADDVDVDVARNLRGMPWLVWLLFETPSGFAIFSFNSYIFEEENAIEHIWANFVMDYIAKKYLWLKQFQKFEDKSAAINCTTGLGKELRGMLKIWCRRGEKLMVGSLEYKEIIEADQELKGVRCLYNDYVMEVMWGIKNLMHILVPEEQKMLTKEERLPVSKGLEMILHRYKFDVKPVMINDDIVETACYLYHCDFLEKRHSEDLHLSDYHLLKISGLNSSEWDTMKLATALKKITRPGEELEHPPEMFSSDELLKIERDADKYKDKIYKTVVSKIWNELVRSYGVKKEKLGHMQFLVEAAAQEAAKREVDQADND, from the exons ATGGGGCGACGAGGGCGCGAAAAGCAGCAGCGtcaggaggccgccgccgacgacgtcgacgtcgacgtcgctAG AAATCTTAGGGGAATGCCGTGGTTAGTTTGGTTGCTTTTCGAGACGCCCTCCGGATTCGCAATATTTTCCTTCAATAGCTACATCTTCGAAGAAGAGAATGCAATCGAG CACATTTGGGCCAACTTCGTCATGGACTATAtagcaaaaaaatat CTCTGGCTGAAacaatttcaaaagtttgaggACAAGTCTGCTGCTATTAATTGTACTACTGGTCTTGGCAAAGAACTGAGAGGTATGCTGAAGATTTGGTGCCGTCGTGGGGAGAAGCTAATGGTTGGAAGCCTAGAATACAAAGAAATAATCGAAGCAGATCAGGAGCTGAAG GGAGTAAGATGCCTGTATAATGATTATGTGATGGAGGTGATGTGGGGCATCAAGAATCTCATGCACATTTTAGTGCCTGAAGAACAAAAGATGCTGACCAAGGAGGAGCGCCTCCCAGTGAGTAAAGGATTGGAAATGATCCTGCACCGTtataaatttgatgttaagCCAGTGATG ATTAACGATGATATAGTGGAAACCGCTTGCTACTTATATCATTGTGACTTTCTTGAAAAGAGGCACTCCGAGGACCTTCACTTGTCAGATTATCACCTTCTGAAAATATCTGGGTTGAACAGTTCCGAATGGGATACTATGAAACTAGCAACTGCTCTGAAGAAGATAACTCGCCCTGGAGAAGAACTTGAGCACCCCCCTGAG ATGTTTTCGTCGGATGAGCTATtaaagatagagagagatgcAGATAAATACAAGGATAAGATCTATAAGACAGTTGTCTCTAAGATCTGGAATGAATTAGTACGTTCCTACGGTGTCAAGAAGGAAAAGTTGGGACATATGCAATTCTTGGTTGAGGCGGCGGCACAGGAAGCTGCCAAGAGGGAGGTCGATCAAGCTGATAATGATTGA